TGCAGATGAAGTACACGTGCAGTATGCAGATGAAGTACACGTGGAGTATGCAGATGAAGTACACGTGCAGTATGCGGATGAAGTACACGTGGAGTATGCAGATGAAGTACACGTGCAGTATGCAGATGAAGTACACGTGGAGTATGCAGATGAAGTACACGTGCAGTATGCGGATGAAGTACACGTGCAGTATGCAGATGAAGTACACGTGGAGTATGCAGATGAAGTACACGTGCAGTATGCAGATGAAGTACACGTGGAGTATGCAGATGAAGTACACGTGCAGTATGCGGATGAAGTACACGTGCAGTATGCAGATGAAGTACACGTGGAGTATGCAGATGAAGAGGTTCGTCCTGGTGAACCCGTCTGTTATAAACCAGGTCTGAGGTGTGATGTTTTCTCACCCTGGAGGATCTGTTTACTGGAACCTTTCCCTGGATTCTGCTGTAGCTCTgtatgaaaaacacaacagagaagaagaagacgaagaagaagaagaagaagaagaagaagaagtattTTGTCAAAGGTTGAATTCATGTTCAAAGTGCTGAAGAGTTGGAGATGAAGAACATCATCACACATCCAATCTTCTGACTCTCACCGTGACAGTGTGGCTCATCATGTCCACCATGTCCATGTCCCCCATGACTGTGTCCGTGTCCCCCATGACTGTGTCCGTGTCCCCCATGACTGTGTCGGTCCGCATGTTTGTTCTGATGGTCGTGACCGCCATGACTGTGGCCATGATTCAGACTGCCATTAAACAGAGAGTGGCTGTGACCGtgacctgagagacagacaggtcagagacaggcaggtcagagacagacaggttagagacagacaggtcagagacaggcAGGTCCGAGACtgacaggtcagagacagacaggttaaagacagacaggttagagacaggcaggtcagagacagacaggtcagagacagacaggttaaagacagacaggttagagacaggcaggtcagagacagacaggttagagacaggcaggtcagagacagacaggtcagagactgacaggtcagagacaggcaggtcagagacagacaggtcagagactGACAGGTCAGAGACTGACAGGTTAAAGACaggcaggtcagagacagacaggttagagacaggcaggtcagagacagacaggtcagagactgacaggtcagagacaggcaggtcagagactgacaggtcagagacagacaggttagagacaggcaggtcagagacagacaggttagagacaggcaggtcagagacagacaggtcagagactgacaggtcagagacagacaggttagagacaggcaggtcagagacagacaggttagagacaggcaggtcagagacagacaggttagagacagacaggtcagagacaggcaggtcaGAAAAGTGAAGTTCTACTGCACTGTGGCGAGGCTCTACATAGTTAGTCAGCTTCCATTGATCCACAACGATGTTCTACAGGAAAGGACGGTTTATTGATCCAGACCTGGAGTGAGGATCCACAGAGTTCTGCAGGTGTTACCTTCCTCTCCATGGGAGTGTCCGTGGCCTCCATGCTGGAACACAAAGACTCCAACCAGGTTGACGATCAGACCAGccacagagacaggaagcaacCGCTCGTGGTGAACGTCAGGAGGCTCCAGAGCTCTCTGACAGGGAGACAggttcacacagacagacagacagagggatagagagagagggagaggaagagagggagggagggagggagggagagacagacagacagacagacagacagagggacagagggacagagagagagggagaggaagagagggagggagggagagacagacagacagacagagggacagagagagagggagaggaagagagggagggagggagagacagacagacagacagacagacagacagagggacagagagagagggagaggaagagagggagggagggagagacagacagacagacagacagacagacagagggacagagagagagggagaggaagagaggagggagggagagacagacaaatgaCAAGCAGGAATGTTTCTCAGATATTtcttaatgtatgtgtgtgtgtgtgtgtgtgtgtgtgtgtgtgtgtgtgtgtgtgtgtgcgtgcgtgcgcgcacgTGTGTATGCGCGTTACCTCAACTCcttcagagaaaatgaagaaggctgtgaagatgaggaagagtcCATTGACGAAGCCAGCCAGAACCTCTGCTCTGACAtaactgaaacacagcaggaacagTCAACATCACAGAGCCCAGATCAGCCCATCAGACCTGACCAACAGAGCGCAGAGCCATCACATTACCCGTAAGAGAAGCTGTCGTTGGATCTCCACCTGGAGATGACGGAGGCTGCCAGACCAGCCAGCAGAGCGGTGCAGTCAAAGAACATGTGGAATGAGTCTGAGATGAGACCTAAACTGAAGACAgagcacaggagacacacatgagacacacaggagacacaggagacacacgCAGGAGACACACGCAGGGGACACACGCAGGGGACACACGCAGGCGACACACgagacacacaggagacacacaggagacacacacagaagacacgCAGGAGACACAGATGAGACACAGTGTACTGAGTACGGTCTCTGTGGTGCCTGCATCACCATGTGGACAGTGGCAGTACTCAGGTGTCAGCACCCGTCCTCTGGCTGTCTGTGTCCTCACAGCTGATAAAACGCTTTGATGTTGGACCTTACTTGATTTATTGGAGTGGCTGATGAGTAACTGTTAATGTcccggcgtgggatcaataaagttatgtcttatcttatcttagtcCTGAGCGGACAGGTGACATCACAGCCATATCTGTGACGTTGTTCTAATGAGCtgacctcagagctgctgtactACACAGAGGCCAGTTCAAAGCAGTTACTGGACTCACTGGTATCAAAACACATCATTCATACAACAACTACCTCTACTTCTATACTGTAAAGTATACTTTGAATACAACACTTGTGTATTTTACCTCACGACGATTGAAATAAATTACTTCTATTTATTATGAAGTACTTGTACATTGTGGCGttgatacttttacttaagtaaaacacTTGAGTACTTCTTGGCCAtacacattgacacacacacacacacacacacacacacgcacacgcacacacgcgcgcgcactcacacgcacgcagacaCGCGCGCAGCGTCCATGCTATCACATACGTGGCACATCCTGAGCAGCGCA
The Chaetodon auriga isolate fChaAug3 chromosome 3, fChaAug3.hap1, whole genome shotgun sequence DNA segment above includes these coding regions:
- the slc30a7 gene encoding zinc transporter 7 isoform X2; amino-acid sequence: MFFDCTALLAGLAASVISRWRSNDSFSYGYVRAEVLAGFVNGLFLIFTAFFIFSEGVERALEPPDVHHERLLPVSVAGLIVNLVGVFVFQHGGHGHSHGEEGHGHSHSLFNGSLNHGHSHGGHDHQNKHADRHSHGGHGHSHGGHGHSHGGHGHGGHDEPHCHELQQNPGKGSSKQILQGVLLHIMADTLGSVGVIISAVLMQKYDLMIADPICSMLIALLIGVSVVPLLRESIGILMQRTPPSLDHALPECYQRVQQLQGVYNLQEPHFWTLCTDVYIGTLKLLVAADADTRWILSQTHHIFTQAGVRQLYVQIDTAAM